CCCGTATCACTCTCCCCACCACTGAAGTAGCGGCTGGGGCTCATGAGGGCCCCGCCGGCCTCCCTGGACACCCCATCGCCCCCATTAGCCTTGACACCCCCACGGCGGCGCCGGGCTCCAGGGGAGCCCACCTGGGCCAGGGCCCCGTGCTCGCTGTGGAACAGAGACTCCTTGCGCCGCGTGTGGGGGCTCTCGGCCAGCGTGGTGAAGCCATAGGACGTCTGGGCCTTGGGCACCGAGGGCAGGGACATGGCACCCTGGGCCTGGGGGTCGGAGTTGGTGGCGGCCTCCTCCGCCGGCCAGTCCTCGGCGCTCTCAATCTGGATCACGTGCCGGGTGGCCGCCTTCAGCAGGCTCTTGCTCTCAGCTGCCAGCTTGGCGGGCAGCCGAGGGCTCCGGGGGGCTCGGCGGGGCGAGGCAGAGGCTGCGTTCTGCTCCGCGGCCGGGCCCAGCTCGCCCGGCCCCTCAGGCTCCGCGGGGCTGGCCGGAAGCTTGGGGGGGATGAAGAAGTCAGGAATCTTGTCGGGCGTGAGCACGTTGCTGTACAGGGGCCCCTTGGAGGCCTCGCCCCCAGCAGCACCGTTCTCCCCGGACCCCCGCAGCCGCTCCAGAAACCACATGTTGGTTTTCTTCAtgggggcagcaggcagcaggctgggAGGGGCTCTGCAG
This window of the Desmodus rotundus isolate HL8 chromosome 9, HLdesRot8A.1, whole genome shotgun sequence genome carries:
- the C2CD4C gene encoding C2 calcium-dependent domain-containing protein 4C isoform X2, yielding MKKTNMWFLERLRGSGENGAAGGEASKGPLYSNVLTPDKIPDFFIPPKLPASPAEPEGPGELGPAAEQNAASASPRRAPRSPRLPAKLAAESKSLLKAATRHVIQIESAEDWPAEEAATNSDPQAQGAMSLPSVPKAQTSYGFTTLAESPHTRRKESLFHSEHGALAQVGSPGARRRRGGVKANGGDGVSREAGGALMSPSRYFSGGESDTGSSAESSPFGSPLLSRSVSLLKGFAQDSQAKVSQLKHSVARHGSLSADDSTPDTSPGARRRLTRRPTPEPGSEPGQVPRAEHAVRMGTRGSVRLLAEYEAAQARLRVRLLAAEGLYDHLCDARSINCCVGLCLVPGKLQKQRSTIIKNSRHPIFNEDFFFDGLGPASVRKLALRIKVVNKGSSLKRDTLLGEKELPLTSLLPFL